One region of Halomicrobium sp. LC1Hm genomic DNA includes:
- a CDS encoding zinc-dependent alcohol dehydrogenase family protein: protein MRAAIYDGPGEISVEDVPRPEIEAPGDAIVRVTHTAVCGSDLWFYRGESDREAGSRVGHEPMGVVEAVGDDVDSVRPGDRVFAPFVVSCGYCEYCRRGLHTSCVNGDSWGGDNGGAQGEYVRSPHADGTLVRVPDRYADDEDVLESVLPLTDVMGTGHHAAVSAGVDAGDTCVVVGDGAVGLCGVLAARRLGASRIVAVGHHPDRLELAAEFGATETVLGGDGTDVVDRVRELTYGGAEHVLECVGAASAMEQAVEVCRPGGTVGYVGVPHGVDDAGVPIFDMFGDNVALRGGIAPVRAYADELLEDVLGGTLDPSPIFTKTVSLEEIAAGYRAMDERDAIKVLVEP, encoded by the coding sequence ATGCGTGCCGCCATCTACGACGGACCAGGCGAGATCAGCGTCGAGGACGTACCGCGGCCGGAGATCGAAGCCCCCGGCGACGCCATCGTCCGCGTGACACACACCGCGGTCTGTGGCTCGGACCTCTGGTTTTACCGCGGGGAGAGCGACCGCGAGGCGGGCTCGCGCGTCGGTCACGAGCCGATGGGTGTCGTCGAGGCCGTCGGCGACGACGTCGACAGCGTTCGGCCGGGTGATCGCGTGTTCGCGCCCTTCGTCGTCAGCTGTGGCTACTGCGAGTACTGCCGGCGCGGACTCCACACCTCCTGTGTCAACGGCGACAGCTGGGGCGGGGACAACGGCGGCGCGCAGGGCGAGTACGTCCGCTCGCCCCACGCCGACGGGACGCTGGTCCGCGTCCCGGATCGGTACGCCGACGACGAGGACGTGCTCGAATCCGTGCTCCCGCTGACCGACGTGATGGGGACGGGCCACCACGCGGCGGTCAGTGCGGGCGTCGACGCGGGCGACACCTGCGTGGTCGTCGGAGACGGTGCGGTCGGGCTCTGTGGCGTCCTGGCGGCGCGACGACTGGGAGCGTCCCGGATCGTCGCCGTCGGACACCACCCCGATCGGCTGGAGCTGGCCGCCGAGTTCGGGGCGACCGAGACGGTGCTCGGCGGCGACGGCACCGACGTCGTCGATCGCGTGCGCGAACTGACCTACGGCGGTGCCGAGCACGTGCTCGAATGCGTGGGTGCCGCCAGCGCGATGGAGCAGGCCGTCGAGGTCTGTCGGCCGGGCGGTACCGTCGGCTACGTTGGCGTCCCTCACGGCGTCGACGACGCCGGCGTGCCCATCTTCGATATGTTCGGAGACAACGTCGCTCTCCGGGGCGGTATCGCGCCGGTGCGAGCGTACGCCGACGAACTGCTCGAAGACGTGCTCGGCGGGACGCTCGATCCGTCGCCGATCTTCACCAAGACCGTCTCGCTGGAGGAGATCGCCGCGGGCTACCGGGCGATGGACGAACGCGACGCGATCAAAGTGCTCGTCGAGCCCTGA
- a CDS encoding FAD-binding and (Fe-S)-binding domain-containing protein: protein MGTRHDRGGPDPATDDRAGYDYEGGSVERPAFVAALEDRIDGAVRFDEYTRQLYATDASAYEVVPIGVVYPTSTADVAAVVDYCAERGTPVLPRGGGTSLAGQAVNEAVVVDCSRHMDAIRSVDPAGRTARAQVGVTLGALNDRLADHDLKFAPDPAWGDKSVLGGAIGNNSTGAHSLKYGKTDAYIEDCEAVLADGTVTTFGEVTLDELRSRADRDGLEGQIYGAIARLVDDEHEAVTAAFPDLKRNVSGYNLDRLLSEAEDGSVNVARLLAGSEGTLAIVTEATVSLEPVPETKSLALLSYHDLIDAMADVPAILEHDPAAVEVLDDVLLELAADTEEFGDLVDQLLPADTGAVLLVEFYAENDPKGKERVADLLADRVGSVGTDGVAQSGADSLTDAPREAFHGQEAHEESERKRFWKLRKSGLPILLGRTSDAKHISFIEDTAVPPENLADYVAEFQELLADNDTFASFYAHAGPGCLHIRPLVNTKTVEGVEQMAAIADGATDLVTTYGGSVSGEHGDGRARTQWNRKLYGQDVWEVFRELKAAFDPDWLLNPGQVCGYAADETIPEGVPARARAVDMTDDLRFDPDYEFEMSFEPAMEWDNENGFQGMVELCHGCGGCRGPQETTGGVMCPTYRAAGEESTATRGRANALRQAMSGDLPADPTDETFVDEIMDLCIGCKGCAKDCPSEVDMAKLKTEVEHASHQEHGASLRSKLFAHVETLSAWGSRLAPLSNWLARAPGSDVLAERLVGIASERSLPTFRRESFEDWFAQRGPAVDPEDAQRRALLVPDTYNNYSNPDVLRAAVRVLEAADVHVAVPDDATSSGRAAHSKGFVDVARERARTNVDALEGRVGDGWDVVLVEPSDAVMFQSDYRDLLGSDAAPVADNAYGLCEYLDRFRLDERVDWTGGEETLTYHGHCHQKAVSRDHHAVGVLRRAGYAVDPLDSGCCGMAGSFGYEAEHYSMSQAIGRILFDQIADSDGDAVVAPGASCRTQLGDRRGHESPSHPVERLADALAD from the coding sequence ATGGGAACACGACACGATCGGGGTGGGCCGGACCCGGCTACCGACGATCGGGCGGGTTACGACTACGAGGGCGGTTCCGTCGAGCGCCCCGCGTTCGTCGCGGCCCTCGAAGACCGCATCGACGGGGCGGTCCGGTTCGACGAGTACACGCGACAGTTGTACGCGACCGACGCGAGCGCCTACGAGGTGGTACCGATCGGCGTCGTCTATCCGACCTCGACGGCCGACGTGGCAGCGGTCGTCGACTACTGCGCCGAGCGGGGAACGCCGGTCCTGCCGCGAGGCGGTGGGACGAGCCTCGCGGGACAGGCGGTCAACGAGGCAGTCGTCGTCGACTGCTCGCGCCACATGGACGCGATCCGGTCGGTCGATCCGGCGGGACGCACGGCACGCGCACAGGTCGGTGTCACCCTCGGGGCGTTGAACGACAGGCTCGCCGACCACGACCTGAAGTTCGCCCCCGATCCGGCGTGGGGCGACAAGAGCGTCCTCGGGGGCGCGATCGGCAACAACTCCACGGGCGCACACTCCCTGAAGTACGGCAAGACCGACGCGTACATCGAGGACTGCGAGGCCGTCCTCGCGGACGGGACCGTGACGACGTTCGGCGAGGTCACGCTCGACGAGCTGCGATCGCGGGCCGACCGGGACGGGCTCGAAGGTCAGATATACGGGGCGATCGCACGGCTCGTCGACGACGAGCACGAGGCGGTCACCGCGGCGTTTCCCGACCTCAAGCGAAACGTCTCCGGCTACAATCTCGATCGCCTCCTCTCGGAGGCAGAAGACGGATCGGTCAACGTCGCGCGGCTGCTCGCGGGCAGCGAGGGGACGCTGGCCATCGTGACCGAGGCGACGGTCTCGCTGGAGCCGGTCCCCGAGACGAAGTCGCTGGCGCTGCTCTCCTATCACGACCTCATCGACGCGATGGCCGACGTGCCGGCGATCCTCGAACACGATCCCGCGGCGGTCGAAGTCCTCGACGACGTGTTGCTGGAGCTGGCCGCCGACACCGAGGAGTTCGGCGACCTGGTCGACCAGCTCCTCCCGGCGGACACCGGCGCGGTGTTGCTCGTCGAGTTCTACGCCGAGAACGACCCGAAGGGCAAAGAGCGGGTCGCGGATCTCCTCGCGGATCGGGTCGGGAGCGTCGGTACCGACGGCGTCGCACAGAGCGGGGCCGACTCGCTGACCGACGCGCCACGAGAGGCGTTTCACGGCCAGGAGGCCCACGAGGAGAGCGAACGAAAGCGGTTCTGGAAGCTCCGCAAGAGCGGGCTCCCGATCCTCCTCGGGCGGACCTCGGACGCGAAACACATCAGCTTCATCGAGGACACCGCCGTCCCGCCGGAGAACCTCGCGGACTACGTCGCCGAGTTCCAGGAGCTGCTGGCCGACAACGACACGTTCGCGAGCTTCTACGCCCACGCCGGTCCGGGCTGTCTCCACATCCGACCCCTGGTGAACACGAAGACCGTCGAGGGGGTCGAGCAGATGGCAGCCATCGCGGACGGCGCGACCGACCTCGTCACAACCTACGGCGGCAGCGTCTCGGGCGAGCACGGCGACGGGCGTGCGCGCACCCAGTGGAACCGAAAGCTGTACGGACAGGACGTGTGGGAAGTGTTCCGGGAGCTGAAAGCGGCCTTCGATCCGGACTGGCTGTTGAACCCCGGTCAGGTGTGTGGCTACGCCGCCGACGAGACGATTCCCGAGGGCGTCCCCGCGCGGGCCCGCGCTGTCGACATGACCGACGACCTGCGGTTCGATCCCGACTACGAGTTCGAGATGTCGTTCGAGCCGGCCATGGAGTGGGACAACGAGAACGGGTTCCAGGGGATGGTCGAGCTGTGTCACGGCTGTGGGGGCTGTCGCGGGCCTCAGGAGACAACCGGTGGCGTCATGTGTCCGACCTATCGGGCCGCGGGCGAGGAGTCGACCGCGACGCGGGGGCGAGCCAACGCCCTCCGCCAGGCGATGAGCGGCGACCTCCCGGCAGATCCGACGGACGAGACGTTTGTCGACGAGATCATGGACCTCTGTATCGGCTGCAAGGGGTGTGCGAAAGACTGCCCCAGCGAGGTCGACATGGCCAAGCTCAAGACCGAGGTCGAACACGCCTCCCACCAGGAACACGGTGCGAGCCTCCGGTCGAAGCTGTTCGCGCACGTCGAGACCCTCAGCGCCTGGGGGAGTCGGCTCGCACCGCTGTCGAACTGGCTGGCCAGGGCACCCGGCAGTGACGTACTGGCCGAGCGGCTGGTCGGGATCGCGAGCGAGCGATCGCTCCCGACCTTCCGGCGCGAGTCCTTCGAGGACTGGTTCGCCCAGCGCGGCCCCGCCGTCGACCCAGAGGACGCACAGCGCCGGGCGCTGCTGGTCCCCGACACGTACAACAACTACAGCAACCCCGACGTGCTCCGTGCGGCCGTCCGCGTCCTCGAAGCCGCCGACGTACACGTCGCCGTCCCGGACGACGCGACCAGCAGCGGCCGCGCCGCCCACTCGAAGGGCTTCGTCGACGTGGCCCGCGAGCGCGCACGGACGAACGTCGACGCGCTGGAGGGCCGCGTGGGCGACGGGTGGGACGTGGTCCTCGTCGAGCCGTCCGACGCCGTGATGTTCCAGTCGGACTATCGTGACCTCCTGGGTTCGGACGCCGCCCCCGTCGCCGACAACGCGTACGGCCTCTGTGAGTACCTCGATCGGTTCCGACTCGACGAGCGCGTCGACTGGACCGGTGGCGAGGAGACGCTGACCTACCACGGCCACTGCCACCAGAAGGCCGTCTCGCGAGACCACCACGCCGTCGGGGTCCTCAGGCGGGCGGGCTACGCCGTCGACCCGCTGGATTCGGGCTGCTGTGGGATGGCCGGCAGCTTCGGCTACGAGGCCGAACACTACTCGATGAGCCAGGCGATCGGACGGATTCTCTTCGATCAGATCGCGGACAGCGACGGCGACGCCGTCGTCGCACCGGGGGCGTCCTGTCGCACACAGCTCGGTGATCGACGCGGGCACGAATCACCGTCACATCCCGTCGAGCGGCTCGCAGACGCGCTCGCTGACTGA
- a CDS encoding response regulator transcription factor: MSESDRPVVLIVEDEPDVAETYKLWLRNDYEVRMAHDGDEGLDLLDDSVDVVLLDRMMPGLSGDEVLERIRERDLGCRVSMVTAVEPDFDILEMGFDAYLSKPIRSEQLHETVENLLERSDYDTLLQEYYSLVEKQATLEASKSSAELEESDEYDELKEEIGELKSELSESLGGIGDDADFIATLRGLSNGEDE; the protein is encoded by the coding sequence ATGTCTGAATCGGATCGCCCCGTCGTGCTCATCGTCGAGGACGAACCGGACGTTGCGGAAACATACAAGCTATGGCTCCGAAACGACTACGAAGTCCGGATGGCCCACGACGGTGACGAAGGGCTCGACCTACTCGACGACAGCGTCGATGTCGTGTTACTCGACCGTATGATGCCGGGACTCTCGGGTGACGAGGTACTAGAGCGGATCCGGGAACGTGATCTCGGCTGTCGCGTCTCGATGGTGACGGCGGTCGAACCGGATTTCGACATTCTGGAGATGGGATTCGACGCGTATCTCTCGAAGCCGATCCGGAGCGAACAGCTCCACGAGACCGTGGAGAACCTGCTCGAACGCTCCGACTACGATACCCTCCTACAGGAGTACTACTCGCTGGTCGAGAAGCAAGCGACGCTCGAAGCGAGCAAGAGCAGCGCAGAACTCGAAGAGAGCGACGAATACGATGAACTTAAGGAGGAGATCGGAGAACTAAAATCCGAACTCTCGGAATCACTTGGTGGCATCGGCGACGACGCCGACTTTATCGCAACGTTGCGTGGGCTCAGCAATGGTGAAGACGAATAA
- a CDS encoding MBL fold metallo-hydrolase, whose protein sequence is MIRNLAPSSGVFTSNVFLVEGETTTLVDVGNDFDVVSEVRAVVDEIDQVVLTHTHRDHVGTLDAVRDAFDAPVCGYDDGFDGVDRAIADETTRQIGDEEYVALHTPGHKDDHLCLYAAEAGVLFAGDLVFANGSFGRTDLEEGDRSLLVESIDRVLDLVDEDLAEMHAGHGPSVTDDPYGNIELARQAARF, encoded by the coding sequence ATGATCCGAAACCTTGCACCGTCGAGCGGGGTCTTTACCAGCAACGTCTTTCTCGTCGAGGGCGAGACGACGACGCTGGTCGACGTGGGCAACGACTTCGACGTGGTCTCCGAGGTGCGAGCCGTCGTCGACGAGATCGATCAGGTCGTCCTGACACACACCCACCGCGATCACGTCGGCACCCTCGACGCGGTTCGGGACGCGTTCGACGCGCCGGTCTGTGGCTACGACGACGGCTTCGACGGCGTCGACCGTGCGATCGCCGACGAGACGACCCGACAGATCGGCGACGAGGAGTACGTGGCGCTCCACACGCCGGGTCACAAGGACGACCATCTCTGTCTCTACGCGGCCGAGGCGGGCGTGCTCTTCGCCGGTGATCTGGTGTTTGCCAACGGTAGTTTCGGTCGGACGGACCTCGAAGAAGGCGACCGATCGCTGCTCGTCGAGAGCATCGACCGCGTCCTCGATCTCGTCGACGAGGACCTCGCCGAGATGCACGCCGGCCACGGTCCCAGCGTCACGGACGACCCGTACGGCAACATCGAACTGGCGAGGCAGGCCGCGCGGTTCTGA
- a CDS encoding DUF5827 family protein — MPQPKDEFDDLRPLEFREPEEVLDDDEMYTIYEIGRLLQGLEAEAELDVETENVLMDWAIPWLIKHADAFVFAEPSADDEPGYYGLA, encoded by the coding sequence ATGCCACAACCGAAAGACGAGTTCGACGATCTCCGCCCGCTGGAGTTTCGCGAGCCGGAGGAGGTACTGGACGACGACGAGATGTACACGATCTACGAGATCGGTCGCCTCCTCCAGGGGTTAGAGGCCGAGGCGGAACTCGACGTCGAGACCGAGAACGTCCTGATGGACTGGGCCATTCCGTGGCTCATCAAACACGCCGACGCCTTCGTCTTCGCCGAGCCGAGTGCCGACGACGAGCCGGGCTACTACGGGCTGGCCTGA
- the sod gene encoding superoxide dismutase, translating to MSEHSDPELPPLPYDYDALEPHISEQVLTWHHDTHHQGYVNGLAAAEETLAENRESGEFGSSAGALGNVTHNGSGHYLHTLFWDNMSPNGGGEPSGELRDRIEADFGSYEGWKGEFEAAASAAGGWALLVYDPVAKQLRNVTVDKHDQGALWGSHPIMALDVWEHSYYYDYGPDRGSFVDAFFEVVDWDEVASQYETAVGHFE from the coding sequence ATGTCCGAACACTCAGATCCGGAACTGCCGCCACTTCCGTACGACTACGACGCGCTGGAGCCCCACATCTCAGAGCAGGTACTCACCTGGCACCACGACACCCACCATCAGGGGTACGTCAACGGCCTCGCGGCCGCCGAGGAGACCCTCGCGGAGAACCGCGAGTCGGGTGAGTTCGGATCCAGCGCCGGTGCGCTGGGCAACGTCACCCACAACGGCAGTGGACACTATCTCCACACGCTGTTCTGGGACAACATGTCCCCCAACGGCGGCGGCGAGCCGTCGGGCGAACTCCGTGACCGGATCGAAGCGGACTTCGGTTCCTACGAGGGCTGGAAAGGCGAGTTCGAGGCAGCCGCCTCGGCCGCCGGTGGCTGGGCGCTGCTCGTCTACGACCCGGTCGCCAAACAGCTCCGCAACGTCACGGTCGACAAGCACGACCAGGGCGCGCTCTGGGGCTCTCACCCCATCATGGCGCTGGACGTCTGGGAGCACTCGTACTACTACGACTACGGCCCGGACCGCGGCAGCTTCGTCGACGCCTTCTTCGAGGTCGTCGACTGGGACGAGGTCGCATCGCAGTACGAGACCGCAGTCGGTCACTTCGAGTAA
- a CDS encoding deoxyribodipyrimidine photo-lyase, with amino-acid sequence MRIHWHRRDLRTTDNAGLAAATADSPVVPVFVFDDAVLDHAAPPRVAFMLDALDSLRAQYRDRGSDLVIARGDPTAEIPRLAEAFGADGVTWGEAYSGLGIERDIAVRQALDDAGVEREAVTDSVLHRPGEITTNDGDPYSVFTYFGRKWHDREKDEPYDAPSPDELADVSGDPLPSVDDLGFEDPRAEIPPAGTEPARALLDAFCEDDIYRYEGRRDYPADDCTSRLSAHLKFGTIGIREVYERTASAAAAANDEERRESVEEFQSQLAWREFYTQVLFANRSVVTDDYKSYERPLQWRDDPEALQAWKDGETGYPIVDAGMRQLRQEAFMHNRVRMIVASFLTKDLLIDWRAGYEWFKQRLVDHDTANDNGGWQWAASTGTDAQPYFRIFNPMTQGERYDPDAEYIKTYVPELRDAEPSVIHEWPDLSPTQRRNAAPEYPDPIVDHGERRDQALEMFETARGES; translated from the coding sequence ATGCGAATCCACTGGCATCGACGCGATCTCCGGACGACCGACAACGCCGGCCTGGCCGCGGCGACGGCCGACAGCCCGGTCGTCCCGGTGTTCGTCTTCGACGACGCCGTCCTCGACCACGCCGCACCGCCCCGCGTGGCGTTCATGCTGGACGCGCTCGACTCGCTGCGGGCACAGTACCGTGACCGCGGGAGCGACCTCGTGATCGCTCGCGGCGATCCGACGGCCGAGATCCCGCGGCTGGCCGAGGCGTTCGGAGCCGACGGCGTGACCTGGGGCGAAGCCTACTCCGGACTCGGCATCGAGCGCGACATCGCCGTCCGACAGGCCCTCGACGACGCGGGCGTCGAACGCGAGGCGGTCACCGATTCGGTCCTCCATCGCCCCGGCGAGATCACGACCAACGACGGCGATCCCTACTCGGTGTTCACCTACTTCGGGCGGAAGTGGCACGACCGGGAGAAAGACGAGCCCTACGACGCGCCCAGCCCGGACGAACTGGCCGACGTGTCCGGCGACCCCCTGCCGTCGGTGGATGACCTGGGCTTCGAAGACCCACGGGCAGAGATCCCCCCAGCCGGGACGGAGCCGGCCCGTGCTCTCCTCGACGCGTTCTGCGAGGACGACATCTATCGGTACGAGGGCCGCCGGGACTACCCCGCAGACGACTGTACCTCACGGCTCTCCGCACACCTCAAGTTCGGGACGATCGGTATCAGGGAGGTGTACGAGCGGACCGCGAGCGCGGCGGCAGCGGCCAACGACGAGGAACGGCGCGAATCCGTCGAGGAGTTCCAGTCGCAGTTGGCCTGGCGGGAGTTCTACACCCAGGTCCTCTTTGCCAACCGGTCGGTCGTCACAGACGACTACAAGTCCTACGAGCGCCCACTCCAGTGGCGCGACGACCCCGAGGCGCTCCAGGCCTGGAAGGACGGCGAGACGGGGTACCCGATCGTCGACGCCGGGATGCGCCAGCTCCGCCAGGAGGCGTTCATGCACAACCGCGTCCGGATGATCGTCGCCTCCTTTCTCACCAAGGACCTGCTGATCGACTGGCGAGCGGGATACGAGTGGTTCAAACAGCGTCTGGTCGACCACGACACCGCGAACGACAACGGCGGGTGGCAGTGGGCGGCCTCGACGGGCACCGACGCACAGCCGTACTTCCGAATCTTCAACCCGATGACGCAGGGCGAGCGGTACGACCCCGACGCGGAGTACATCAAGACGTACGTGCCCGAGCTGCGCGACGCCGAGCCGTCGGTGATCCACGAGTGGCCCGATCTCAGCCCGACCCAGCGTCGCAACGCCGCCCCGGAGTACCCCGATCCCATCGTTGACCACGGCGAGCGACGCGACCAGGCCCTGGAGATGTTCGAGACTGCCCGCGGCGAGAGTTAG
- a CDS encoding enoyl-CoA hydratase/isomerase family protein produces the protein MTGDQVRVEITDEVATITLNRPEARNALSAGAADELAAAIEAAEDSAARCVVLQSEGAAFCAGGDVDAMLESIDRDVPPAERVEVVVGAVNRAIKCVYDCRLPTVAKIDGPAFGAGAGLAIACDLQLASPAAKISFGFRRVGLAVDSGVSYLLPRLVGLNTAKELIFTGELVDADRARDLGLVTRVFEASSFDEGVENIVETIATGPTVALTASKRLVNHQPDSFDAATAREANAQGVAFSTADHEEGARAFVESREPEFEGR, from the coding sequence ATGACCGGAGATCAGGTCCGCGTCGAGATCACAGACGAGGTCGCAACGATCACGCTGAACCGCCCCGAGGCGCGGAACGCGCTCTCTGCGGGGGCCGCGGACGAGCTCGCTGCGGCGATCGAGGCCGCCGAAGACAGCGCGGCACGGTGTGTCGTCCTCCAGAGCGAGGGGGCGGCCTTCTGTGCTGGCGGGGACGTGGACGCGATGCTGGAGAGCATCGACCGGGACGTGCCGCCGGCAGAGCGCGTCGAGGTCGTCGTCGGCGCGGTCAACCGCGCGATCAAGTGCGTCTACGACTGCCGGCTGCCGACCGTTGCGAAGATCGACGGTCCGGCCTTCGGAGCGGGTGCGGGGCTGGCGATCGCCTGCGACCTGCAACTCGCGAGCCCGGCGGCGAAGATCAGCTTCGGCTTCCGCCGCGTCGGGCTCGCGGTCGATTCGGGCGTTTCCTACCTCCTCCCGCGGCTCGTCGGGCTCAACACGGCCAAGGAACTGATCTTCACGGGCGAACTGGTCGACGCCGACCGCGCCCGCGATCTCGGGCTCGTGACCCGCGTGTTCGAGGCGTCGTCGTTCGACGAGGGCGTCGAGAACATCGTCGAGACGATCGCGACGGGGCCGACGGTCGCACTGACGGCCTCGAAGCGACTGGTGAACCACCAGCCCGACTCCTTCGACGCCGCGACGGCGCGGGAAGCGAACGCGCAGGGCGTCGCCTTCTCGACCGCGGACCACGAGGAGGGCGCGCGAGCCTTCGTCGAGAGTCGCGAACCCGAGTTCGAGGGGCGCTGA
- a CDS encoding ribonucleoside-diphosphate reductase gives MADKATFRLALDRESRSGRYYRNAVERHWDPAAIDLDDDREPLVEAHPATFDHLRSTVAKFGAGERAVTEDLAPLSVVLDDAADQAYLSTQLYEEARHLDFFERYWTTVINPVERERDLPVSSPTEDRWVNDAYDELLARTDAAMHRLLDDDTPEHRAIALCHYHLTIEGILAQTAYWGLQQSYGPSEPALPTLPGFTTGLERIRSDEGRHVGFGMSKLRELVADGVEPQLLHDTVTELLGLVQQTTTDGLGDGSEETPGPSADDLQNYAIEKHSERMAQITSPETDLPDVDTLVTLDSP, from the coding sequence ATGGCCGACAAGGCGACGTTTCGACTCGCGCTCGATCGGGAGAGCCGATCGGGACGCTACTACCGCAACGCCGTCGAACGACACTGGGACCCCGCGGCGATCGACCTCGACGACGACCGTGAGCCACTCGTCGAAGCACATCCCGCGACCTTCGACCACCTGCGCTCGACCGTCGCGAAGTTCGGGGCCGGCGAGCGCGCCGTCACGGAGGACCTCGCCCCGCTCTCGGTCGTGCTCGACGACGCCGCCGACCAGGCGTATCTCAGCACGCAGCTGTACGAAGAAGCGCGCCACCTGGATTTCTTCGAGCGGTACTGGACGACGGTGATCAACCCGGTCGAGCGCGAGCGCGACCTGCCGGTGAGTTCGCCGACCGAGGATCGGTGGGTCAACGACGCGTACGACGAACTGCTCGCCCGCACGGACGCGGCGATGCACCGACTGCTCGACGACGACACGCCCGAGCACCGCGCGATCGCGCTGTGTCACTACCACCTGACCATCGAGGGCATTCTGGCACAGACGGCCTACTGGGGCCTCCAGCAGAGCTACGGCCCCTCAGAGCCGGCCCTTCCGACGCTGCCGGGCTTTACCACCGGGCTGGAGCGCATCCGGAGCGACGAGGGCCGCCACGTCGGGTTCGGGATGAGCAAACTCCGCGAACTCGTCGCGGACGGCGTCGAGCCACAGCTGCTACACGACACCGTCACCGAACTCCTGGGGCTGGTCCAGCAGACGACGACCGACGGACTGGGCGACGGCAGCGAGGAGACGCCAGGTCCCTCCGCCGACGACCTGCAGAACTACGCGATCGAGAAACACAGCGAGCGGATGGCACAGATCACGTCTCCCGAGACCGACCTGCCGGACGTGGACACGCTCGTGACCCTCGATTCACCGTGA
- a CDS encoding Lrp/AsnC family transcriptional regulator, producing MNADESPDWEFKERDVLILRELADDPELSSRDLADILEADHDISVSHVTVSESIRKMRQEGVFRDTIVPNEEYFNFALFEFKFNPEHFEDGWREAMTAIRDDRHTMFYFLSDGEYQWKSVMMFPSRKAESRWIHEFYKDHGHVVQNIRNSVIHNVLKFQTDPEIFTELEQDDA from the coding sequence ATGAACGCGGACGAATCACCAGACTGGGAGTTCAAGGAACGCGACGTGTTGATCCTCCGAGAGCTGGCCGACGATCCGGAGCTCTCCTCGCGGGACCTGGCCGACATCCTCGAAGCGGACCACGACATCTCGGTGTCACACGTCACCGTCAGCGAATCGATCCGCAAGATGCGCCAGGAGGGGGTCTTCCGCGACACGATCGTTCCCAACGAGGAGTACTTCAACTTCGCGCTGTTCGAGTTCAAGTTCAATCCGGAGCACTTCGAGGACGGCTGGCGCGAGGCCATGACTGCGATCCGCGACGACAGACACACGATGTTCTACTTCCTCTCGGACGGGGAGTACCAGTGGAAGTCGGTGATGATGTTCCCGAGCCGGAAAGCGGAGTCACGCTGGATTCACGAGTTCTACAAGGACCACGGACACGTCGTCCAGAACATCCGCAACTCCGTGATACACAACGTCTTGAAGTTCCAGACAGATCCCGAGATATTCACGGAACTCGAACAGGACGACGCCTAG
- a CDS encoding UPF0058 family protein: MHKDELLELHEQMVLIMRFFRDEMDSVDPELFDAYGELDVRPSDVHKSKSEHKHAVFVLGNSLATAMSEDEFSDAGRVGKRMKELAEDAESKL; the protein is encoded by the coding sequence ATGCACAAAGACGAGCTTCTCGAGCTTCACGAACAGATGGTGCTGATCATGCGTTTCTTCCGCGACGAGATGGACAGCGTCGACCCCGAGCTGTTCGACGCCTACGGCGAGCTCGACGTGCGCCCCTCGGACGTACACAAGTCCAAGAGCGAACACAAACACGCCGTCTTCGTGCTGGGCAACTCGCTGGCGACCGCGATGAGCGAAGACGAGTTCTCCGACGCCGGCCGCGTGGGCAAGCGGATGAAGGAACTCGCGGAAGACGCCGAGAGCAAGCTCTAG
- a CDS encoding ribbon-helix-helix domain-containing protein — protein MPQVEITIPEHLEMQIAQLVEEGEFLTREEAIEDLLSTGLKAYKTSGPMDDEDDPGGFEDDGMMGHDDEYVF, from the coding sequence ATGCCACAGGTAGAGATAACGATCCCGGAACATCTCGAGATGCAGATCGCCCAGCTCGTCGAAGAAGGCGAGTTCCTCACCCGCGAGGAAGCGATCGAGGATCTCCTCTCGACCGGGTTGAAAGCCTACAAGACCAGCGGGCCCATGGACGACGAGGACGACCCCGGGGGGTTCGAGGACGACGGGATGATGGGTCACGACGACGAGTACGTCTTCTAG